The genomic DNA TTGACTTCGTTAACGGTAATATTTCCAGTACCAATTTCGATGTCGTAAGATGGAAGCACATCAATAGATGATTTTACACCTGCAATTGTCTCCTGTAAAGAATCCGTTTGCGGGAAATATGCTTTTATTAACACACCTTCCTCCGGGTATTCATCTGGGTTCAATGCATAAATTTCACCATATTGTTGCTCGCGCTCTTTCGTCAACTCCGCCGGGTCCTCAATCGCAACTCCACTAGCACCAGCTTCATGTAAAATATGAGAGACAGCTTCTACTGCTTCTTCTGTTGTATGAATACTAATTTCTGACCATTTCACAATTTACCAACTCCATTTTTTATTTCCATTATTCCCCTTTGAAAGCACGTTTAAGCTTTCCGAATAAACTATCATCCTGCTCTTCTTGTCCTGCAAATTCACGTAATAAATCTTTTTGATGTGAAGTTAATTTCGTCGGTACAACAACACGCACGACTACATATTGATCCCCTTGACCATATCCACGTACGTTCGGAGCACCTTTTCCTTTTAAGCGGAATTCTGTTCCTGTTTGTGTTCCTGCTGGAATTTTCAGCTTCACTTTACCATGAACAGTAGGAACTTCCACTTCAGCACCAAGTGCCATTTGCGCAAACGTTAATGGCATTTCACAAATAATGTGATCTCCTTCACGCTCAAAGAATTCATGACTTCTTACATGAACAACAACATATAAATCTCCTGCTGGCCCGCCATTTACGCCCGCTTCACCTTTTCCAGATACACGAATTTGTTGACCGTTATCGATACCCGCTGGAATTTTAACGTTGATTTTTTTATGTTTACGAACTTTACCAGAACCGTGACATGTCGTACATTTTTCTTTAATCATTTGACCAGTTCCTGAACAATGCCCACAAGCTTGACGGTTTACAATACGACCAAATGGTGTATTTTGCTCTACACTTACTTGCCCTGATCCTGAGCAATGTTTACATGTTTCTTTTGAAGTTCCTGGTTTTGCTCCGCTACCTTTACAAGTATCACATGGATCTTCTACTGGAATCTCGACATTTAACTCTTTACCAAAAATAGCTTCTTCAAAATCTAAAGTAACTTGATATTGTAAGTCAGCACCTTGACGTGGAGCATTTGGATCACGACGTCTGCCGCCACCACCGCCAAAGAATGAACTAAAGATATCTTCGAAACCGAAGCCTCCGCCGAAGTCTCCTCCGCCGCCAAAGCCACCAAAGCCTTGATTTGCACCAGCATGACCAAATTGATCGTATTGCGCGCGCTTTTGATCATCACTTAATACTTCGTATGCTTCTTGTACTTCTTTAAACTTTTCAATTGCATTTTCTTCTTTACTTACGTCTGGATGGTATTTTTTAGCCAAACGACGATACGCTTTTTTTATTTCATCTTTTGAAGCACCCTTGCTAAGCCCAAGGACCTCATAATAATCTCGTTTACTCATAAATTTACAACCCCCGAATCTTTCA from Bacillus basilensis includes the following:
- the dnaJ gene encoding chaperone protein DnaJ; protein product: MSKRDYYEVLGLSKGASKDEIKKAYRRLAKKYHPDVSKEENAIEKFKEVQEAYEVLSDDQKRAQYDQFGHAGANQGFGGFGGGGDFGGGFGFEDIFSSFFGGGGGRRRDPNAPRQGADLQYQVTLDFEEAIFGKELNVEIPVEDPCDTCKGSGAKPGTSKETCKHCSGSGQVSVEQNTPFGRIVNRQACGHCSGTGQMIKEKCTTCHGSGKVRKHKKINVKIPAGIDNGQQIRVSGKGEAGVNGGPAGDLYVVVHVRSHEFFEREGDHIICEMPLTFAQMALGAEVEVPTVHGKVKLKIPAGTQTGTEFRLKGKGAPNVRGYGQGDQYVVVRVVVPTKLTSHQKDLLREFAGQEEQDDSLFGKLKRAFKGE